A window of the Euzebya sp. genome harbors these coding sequences:
- a CDS encoding response regulator, with amino-acid sequence MLVDDHEVVRQGLAAMVDSQDDMSVVAEAGSVAEAVLRARSYHPDVIVMDVRLPDGTGVEACREIRSERPETHVLMLTSFSDDKALFDAIMAGAAGYLLKQVRGSDLLDAIRRVAEGESLLDPAVTAAVLERIRHGSGSTDPRLARLTPTERRILESIAEGATNREIGDRLGLAEKTIKNYVSTILSKLHVARRAEAAAYLVEHRDE; translated from the coding sequence ATGCTGGTCGACGACCACGAGGTCGTCCGCCAGGGGCTCGCCGCGATGGTGGACTCCCAGGACGACATGTCGGTCGTCGCCGAGGCCGGCAGCGTCGCCGAGGCCGTCCTGCGCGCCCGCTCCTACCACCCCGACGTCATCGTCATGGACGTGCGCCTGCCGGACGGCACCGGGGTCGAGGCGTGCCGGGAGATCCGCAGCGAGCGCCCCGAGACCCACGTGCTGATGCTGACGTCGTTCTCCGACGACAAGGCGCTGTTCGACGCGATCATGGCCGGCGCGGCGGGCTACCTGCTGAAGCAGGTGCGCGGCTCGGACCTCTTGGACGCGATCCGACGCGTCGCCGAGGGGGAGTCCCTCCTCGACCCGGCCGTGACCGCGGCGGTGCTCGAGCGGATCCGCCACGGCAGCGGCTCGACGGACCCGCGGTTGGCCCGGCTCACGCCGACGGAGCGCCGGATCCTCGAGTCGATCGCCGAGGGGGCCACGAACCGCGAGATCGGCGACCGTCTGGGGCTGGCCGAGAAGACGATCAAGAACTACGTGTCGACGATCCTGTCGAAGCTGCACGTCGCGCGGCGCGCCGAGGCCGCCGCGTACCTGGTGGAGCACCGCGACGAGTAG